The region CCAAAGGGGTGATCTACAAGGGGCGCGACGCCAACATGGAGCAAACCAAGGCGGCTTATGCCATCGAAGATAACGGCCAGCGCACGCTGGGGGATGCGATCCCCAATGCCGATATTTTCCTCGGTTGTTCCGGCCCGGGCGTGCTGACCCAGGACATGGTGAAAACCATGGCCAGGGATCCGTTGATCATGGCGTTGGCCAACCCGGAGCCGGAAATTCTGCCGCCGCTGGCGAAAGCCGTGCGCCCGGACGCCATTATCTGTACCGGCCGTTCCGACTACCCGAACCAGGTGAACAACGTGCTGTGTTTCCCGTTCATCTTCCGCGGGGCGCTGGACGTGGGCGCCACCACCATTAACGAAGAGATGAAGCTGGCCTGCGTGCATGCGATTGCCGATCTGGCGCTGGCGGAACAGAACGACGTGGTGGCTTCCGCCTATGGCGATCAGGACCTGTCGTTTGGCCCCGAATACATCATTCCAAAACCTTTCGACCCGCGCCTGATCGTTAAAATTGCCCCGGCGGTGGCCAGGGCGGCGATGGAGTCCGGCGTGGCGACGCGTCCGATCGAAGACTTTGACGCCTACGTAGAAAAACTGTCCGAGTTCGTCTACAAAACCAACCTGTTCATGAAGCCGATCTTTGCTCTGGCGAAGAAGGAAATGAAGCGTGTGGTGCTGGCGGAAGGCGAAGAGGAAAGGGTGCTGCATGCGACCCAGGAGCTGGTGTCGCAGGGGCTGGCTTATCCGATCCTGGTCGGCCGCCCGAGCGTGATTGAGATGCGGTTGCAAAAACTCGGCCTGCAACTGACGCCGGGCAAAGATTTTGAAGTGGTGAACAACGAGTCCGACCCGCGTTTCAACGAATACTGGGGCGAGTATTACCAGATCATGAAGCGTCGCGGCGTTTCGCAGGAGCAGGCGCGCCGTGCGGTGATCGGCAACCCGACGCTGATTGCCGCCATCATGCTGCATCGCGGCGAGGCGGACGCGATGATCTGCGGCACCATCGGCAGCTACCATGAGCACTACGACGTAGTGAAAAACGTGTTCGGCTTCCGCGAGGGCGCGCACGTCGCCGGGGCGATGAATGCGCTGCTGCTGCCAAGCGGCAACACCTTTATTGCCGACACCTATGTCAACGACGATCCGACGCCGGAACAGCTGGCGGAAATCACCCTGATGGCGGCGGAAACCGTGCGCCGCTTCGGCATTGAGCCGAAAGTCGCGCTGCTGTCCCACTCCAGCTTCGGTTCCTCTGACTGCCCGGCGGCGCGCAAAATGCGCAAAACGCTGGAGCTGGTGAACCAGATGGCGCCAGAGCTGGAGATTGACGGCGAGATGCACGGCGACGCCGCGCTGGTTGAGAGTATCCGCCACGATCTGATGCCGGACAGCCCGCTGAAAGGCGCGGCCAACGTGCTGATCATGCCGAATATGGAAGCGGCGCGCATCAGTTACAACCTGCTGCGCGTATCCTCTTCGGAAGGGGTAACCGTGGGGCCGGTGCTGATGGGGGTATCGAAACCGGTACACATCCTGACGCCAATCGCCTCGGTGCGCCGCATCGTCAATATGGTGGCGTTGGCGGTGGTGGAAGCGCAGACCGAACCGCTATAAGTCTTGAGTGACGACAAGCCCCCTGCGTTCTGGCGCAGGGGGCTTTTTTTTATGCCTTGCAGCGCGCGGCGATCTGGCGGATATCCTGCGGCGTAGTGCGGCAGCAGCCGCCAATCAGCCGGGCGCCGATGTTTTGCCACTCCCCAATCTGCTCGATCAGGCTGCCATGCTCGCCCCCGCAGGCATGCCAGGTTTTGGTTACCGCGTCGTAATGCTCGCCGGAGTTCGGATAGACCAGCAGCGGTTTGTCGGCCAGCGCGGCCAACTGCCGCAACGCCGGGGTGACGTTTTCCAGCGCAATGCAGTTGATGCCAATCGCCAACACCTGCGGATTGCCGTGCAGTGCTGCCAGCACCTGCGTCAGCGGCGTGCCGTCGCTGAGATGTTGGCTGTCGCGCAGGGTAAAGGCGAACCAGGCGCCGAGCGTCGGGAACTCCTGCAACAATGCCAGCAACGCCTGCAGCTCGCTGAACGACGGCAGCGTCTCGCAGGCCAGCAGATCGACCCCGGCCTCGGCCAGCGCGGCGATACGCGGGCGATGGAAGGCGATCATCTCGTCCTGCGGCAGCGAATAATCGCCGCGGTATTCGGAACCGTCGGCGAGATAGGCGCCATACGGCCCCACAGAGCCAGCGATCAACAGCGGCGCGGCCTGCGGATGCTGCGCCAGATAGTCGCTGCGCGCCTGTTGCGCCAGTTGCACGCTTTTGGCGATCAGCGCCAGCGATTGCTGCTGGTCCAGACCGCGGCGCAGGAAGCCCAGCGGCGTCGCCTGATAACTGGCGGTGATGGCGCATTGCGCCCCGGCGTTGAAATAGTCGAGGTGAACCTGATAAATCAGCTCGGGATTTTCAATCAGCACTTTTGCCGACCACAGCGGATCGCTGAGATCGCAGCCGCGCGCCTCCAGCTCGGTGGCCAGCGCGCCGTCTAAAATCAGCGTGCGGTTAGCGGCCAATAAGGCGGCGACAGTATTGTTAACTGACATTATTTTCTCCCAACGAAGATTTTTGCCCGGCACGGCGGGTCAGATAATAGGCGGCGTAGCACAGTGCGACAAACGGCAGCCCGCAATAAAGCGCGATGCGCTGCGCCGGATCGAAAGCCAGCCCTACGCAGGCCAGCAGGCACAGGGCGAAGCCGAGGATCGGCGTCAAGGGGTAACCCGGCGCACGGTATTTCAGGCCCTCGATCGGCTGACCGCTGCGCAGATAATGGCGGCGGAAGGCGTAATGCGCGGCGCAGATGCTCAGCCAGACCGCCACCACCGCAAAGCCGGAAA is a window of Serratia plymuthica DNA encoding:
- the maeB gene encoding NADP-dependent oxaloacetate-decarboxylating malate dehydrogenase; amino-acid sequence: MDEQLKQSALDFHQFPVPGKIQVSPTKPLATQRDLALAYSPGVAAPCLEIAADPLAAYKYTARGNLVAVISNGTAVLGLGNIGALAGKPVMEGKGVLFKKFSGIDVFDIEVDELNPDKLIDIIASLEPTFGGINLEDIKAPECFYIEQKLRERMKIPVFHDDQHGTAIITTAAVLNGLRVVKKNISDVRLVVSGAGAASIACLNLLVALGLRQQNITVCDSKGVIYKGRDANMEQTKAAYAIEDNGQRTLGDAIPNADIFLGCSGPGVLTQDMVKTMARDPLIMALANPEPEILPPLAKAVRPDAIICTGRSDYPNQVNNVLCFPFIFRGALDVGATTINEEMKLACVHAIADLALAEQNDVVASAYGDQDLSFGPEYIIPKPFDPRLIVKIAPAVARAAMESGVATRPIEDFDAYVEKLSEFVYKTNLFMKPIFALAKKEMKRVVLAEGEEERVLHATQELVSQGLAYPILVGRPSVIEMRLQKLGLQLTPGKDFEVVNNESDPRFNEYWGEYYQIMKRRGVSQEQARRAVIGNPTLIAAIMLHRGEADAMICGTIGSYHEHYDVVKNVFGFREGAHVAGAMNALLLPSGNTFIADTYVNDDPTPEQLAEITLMAAETVRRFGIEPKVALLSHSSFGSSDCPAARKMRKTLELVNQMAPELEIDGEMHGDAALVESIRHDLMPDSPLKGAANVLIMPNMEAARISYNLLRVSSSEGVTVGPVLMGVSKPVHILTPIASVRRIVNMVALAVVEAQTEPL
- the mmuM gene encoding homocysteine S-methyltransferase; amino-acid sequence: MSVNNTVAALLAANRTLILDGALATELEARGCDLSDPLWSAKVLIENPELIYQVHLDYFNAGAQCAITASYQATPLGFLRRGLDQQQSLALIAKSVQLAQQARSDYLAQHPQAAPLLIAGSVGPYGAYLADGSEYRGDYSLPQDEMIAFHRPRIAALAEAGVDLLACETLPSFSELQALLALLQEFPTLGAWFAFTLRDSQHLSDGTPLTQVLAALHGNPQVLAIGINCIALENVTPALRQLAALADKPLLVYPNSGEHYDAVTKTWHACGGEHGSLIEQIGEWQNIGARLIGGCCRTTPQDIRQIAARCKA